The nucleotide window TTGCCGAGTCAGGTCGTCCTTCCTGTTCACGGATTTGCCCCAAAGCCGTTTCGACTCCGTCAAAATTTGGATCGATTCGGACTGCGACGCGAAAATGCTCTTGGGCTTTTTGATGTCCGCCTCGATGATAAAAAGCAGTTCCCAGACGAACAATCGCTGGTAGTAGTTGCCGCTTGGGGATGTGCTGGAGGCGTCTGACATAGTCATCGGCTTCCAGCAAAAATCCGGCTGAGATTAAGCCGTCAAGGATCGGGATCAGCGGCATTTGAAGCTGGGGTTCGAGCCATTTTCCAGCGAAGAGTGCGTTTTTGGAACGAAGTTGGTCTTGATCCCATTCGAGCGACTGCAGGTCCGTCAGGATGCGGTCGACAGAAACCGGACCTCGGTACCAAGCAAGGAGTCGTCCTTGGCCATCAATCAAGGCACTTGTTGGAATCGGTAATGGCAGGTGCAAGTCAAACATGTGGTTGTTTAGGAGTTGCAGCTTTTCGATCAGGCGAGCATCTGCGGTGCCTGATCGGAATGGAAAGTCAATTGCTGCGAGTAGCTCACCAGGCTCCCGGGAAGCGGTCGCTGGATTAAGGCTGTCGACATTTAAAGCCACAACGTCGAGACCGACGTTGGCGAAAAGTTGCTGATTCCTCGACAGTTCTTCAAGTTCGATCAAGCACGGTTTGCACCAGGATGCCCATAGATTGAGTAACACGGCTTGACCGGAGCCAGGTTGAAATACATCTGCGGCTTCACTGGACGAGGTGCGATACGGAAGTCTTGGCACAGGCAAACGGGAGAGGGTCCGTACGCTTGCCTGGTCGGATGCCTCCGTGGCCTCGCTGAGTGAATCGGGTGAATCCATCCCTTGCGGCAAGGAAATGGGATGGACCGAGACGATGCTTGCCTTGGATTCGCCCTGTCGTAACAGGTAATGACGATTGGGACTCACATCGGAATATTGATCGGTCGTTCCGTCTGGCCAATGCACGAGTACCTGTTTGATTTGTGCATCTTTTCCGAGTCCAAAGTGCAGCCATTTGCTTGATTGAGCCAGATATCCATCGCCGGCACTCAAATTTCGAATCATACTCGGTGCTCTGGCTTCAACGCATTGGATCTCGACTTTCGCTCCAATGCCATCTCGGTTGCACGTCGTGCCTTCCAGTCGGAAGGCGACGAAACGATTGGAAGAATGAAGGCCGTTTTGCAGATAGCGAATTTGGGGGCCGTTGCGGTTGATGACCCATAAATCCAGGTCTCCGTCCTGGTCCCAGTCGACTCGCCCAATTGCACGACCATCATCTTCCCAATTCAGTTGAGCGGCGGCAGATACATCGGCGAACTGTTCGCTACCAGTGTTGAGAAAACAGCAGTTGGCTTCGTGCCCACTGAAAGATCTACCCTGGCGAATGAAACGTAGCAACGTTCCCGAATTTTCCGTGTTGCTGACGCCTTCACCGAGTGACACGGGCGCGCCACCCCCTTCTTGCGACAGGACCTGTCGCCAATAAAAGCTTCACAAGTCACCGGTGTCTTCCGTCGTCATATAACCATTGGCAACCAGTAGGTCCTCCCATCCATCATTATTGAGATCAATAAACAATGAACTCCAAGCCCATCTGCCACGTTCCACACCCGCGACTTTTCCAACTTCTCGAAATGTCTTATTTTGCTGATTTAAGAACAGTGAGTTTCCTTTCGCGAGTCGCTGGTATTCACCGCGGACCCCCTCTCCCTCGTCAGGACGAAAGCTCGGTTGAGTGGTGACTCGCTGCCCGGCAGATGAAAACATGTTGCCGACATACAAGTCAGGCCAACCATCCCGATTGAAATCGCCCCAGCTTACCGACATGCCGGACCCGATGTCGGTCACTCCTGCTTGTTCCGCGATGTCGACAAACAGACCCTTTTGATTCTCGTACAGATAGTTGCGACCAAAGTCGTTGGCGATGTAGAGATCTTGGTCGCCATCCCTATCAAAGTCTTCCCAAGCCGCGGCTAAGCTGAATCGATCTCCGCCGTTCTCCAAGCCAGTAGCCTTCGTAACGTCCTTGAAAGTCCAGTTGCCCGCCGCAATCGTGTTGTGGAATAATCGATTAAGACCACCGCCCCTGCCATCCCGATAGAGGAATTGCTGTTTTGTGTCGGGCATCGACGCGCGGTAGACGCA belongs to Pirellulaceae bacterium and includes:
- a CDS encoding ASPIC/UnbV domain-containing protein, with product MSLGEGVSNTENSGTLLRFIRQGRSFSGHEANCCFLNTGSEQFADVSAAAQLNWEDDGRAIGRVDWDQDGDLDLWVINRNGPQIRYLQNGLHSSNRFVAFRLEGTTCNRDGIGAKVEIQCVEARAPSMIRNLSAGDGYLAQSSKWLHFGLGKDAQIKQVLVHWPDGTTDQYSDVSPNRHYLLRQGESKASIVSVHPISLPQGMDSPDSLSEATEASDQASVRTLSRLPVPRLPYRTSSSEAADVFQPGSGQAVLLNLWASWCKPCLIELEELSRNQQLFANVGLDVVALNVDSLNPATASREPGELLAAIDFPFRSGTADARLIEKLQLLNNHMFDLHLPLPIPTSALIDGQGRLLAWYRGPVSVDRILTDLQSLEWDQDQLRSKNALFAGKWLEPQLQMPLIPILDGLISAGFLLEADDYVRRLQHIPKRQLLPAIVRLGTAFYHRGGHQKAQEHFRVAVRIDPNFDGVETALGQIREQEGRPDSAIKLYELALKRNPTSLRAINNLAWLLATHPAPAYRDGQRAVELAKQSVELTDRNDSDFLDTLAAAYAEQGNFDKALQVSTRALAICLERGQSSLAKKIKARRELYQQSKPFHRSP